One genomic window of Candidatus Tanganyikabacteria bacterium includes the following:
- a CDS encoding nitrous oxide-stimulated promoter family protein produces the protein WEARTVRVMIGIHCRDLHGSRGGLCADCEGLWQYCQARVDRCPFYPDKPTCKNCRVHCYSPERRERIKEVMRYAGPRMMWQAPVLALLHMLDGRRSAPEKAPRARKQP, from the coding sequence TGGGAAGCCCGGACGGTGCGCGTGATGATCGGCATCCATTGCCGCGACCTGCACGGATCCAGGGGCGGCCTGTGCGCCGACTGCGAGGGCCTCTGGCAGTATTGCCAGGCCAGGGTCGACCGCTGCCCGTTCTATCCGGACAAGCCGACCTGCAAGAACTGCCGGGTCCATTGCTACTCCCCGGAGCGGCGCGAGCGGATCAAGGAGGTCATGCGGTACGCGGGACCGCGTATGATGTGGCAGGCGCCGGTGCTGGCCTTGCTCCACATGCTTGATGGACGGCGCAGCGCGCCCGAGAAGGCCCCCCGCGCCAGAAAGCAGCCATGA